From bacterium:
CCAAGGCCGCCGCCGCAAACTCCCCCACCCCATCGAGCGCGCGGGCGGCCTTTTGTCTTGTTTCGGGAGAGGCGCTCCGCTCGGCCTGCTCGCGGAGCCAGGCATGGTAGCCGCTCTGCGCGAGCAGCGCCCCGATCATCTGCGCGGGCCCCGCTCTTTTCGCCGACAGTTCATCGAAGACACCGAGCAGCCCATCGAGCGCCTTCGCCGCCGCGCCCCGCACCCGGCCGGCCACGAGCGCCTCCCGGGCCACATTCCGGTCCAGCCGTCCGCCCGCCGCCATCTCCTGCAGCCGCACCTGGCCCAGCCCCCGCGGCGGGCGGTTCACGATGCGCGCGAAGGCGCTCTCATCCTCCGGCCGAAGGAGGACGCGGAGGTAGGCCGCCGCATCCTGCACCTCGGCCCGGTCGAAAAAGCGCTGGCCCTTGACCACCTGATAGGGGATCCTTCGCCTTCGGGCTTCCTCTTCCAGCGGGCGGGACTGCGTGTTGATCCGGTAGAAGATGGCCGACTCCCCCCATGGAATTTCCGCCCCCGCCCCCAACGCGGCGAAGCGCTGGAAAATCATCTGCGCCTCGGTGTCGGGATCGGCCGCCCCGATGTAGAGGACGGGCGCTCCCTCTGGATTCTGCGCCAGCAGGCGCTTCTCCTGCCGGCCGGGGGCGTTCGCCATGACGGCCGAGGCCGCCTGGAGGATCCGCCCGCTGCTCCGGTAGTTCCGCTCGAGGCGGTAGACCCGGGCGCCGGGGAAATCCGCCTCGAAGCGGCGGATGTTGCCGACATCCGCGCCGCGCCAGCCGTAGATGCTCTGATCGTCATCCCCCACGGCGAAGACGCGGGGGGCCTCCCCGGCGAGCGCTTTCACAAGGCGGCTCTGAACCGCGTTCGTGTCCTGGTACTCGTCCACGAGAATCTCGGAGAACCGGCGCTGGTAGCGCGAGAGAATATCGGGATTTTCCTGAAAGAGCCGGAGCGGCAGCGCGAGCAGATCGTCGAAATCGAGCGCGCCCGCATCCCGCACCGCGCGCTCATAGCGGGGGAGCAGCTTTGCGGCAACGCTCTCCAGACTGAAGGGAACGCCATCATCATTCCCGAGGGGGCGCCCGGCGCTCTTGTGGGCCGAGATGCGCTCGAGAATCGCGCGCGGGTCGTAGCGCTCGGGGTTCACCCTTTCCGCTGCCATCTCGCGCTTGAGGAGGCGCAGGCTCTCTCCCCGGGCCATGATGGCGAAATGGGGAGAAATCCCCAGGGCCGCGCCCTCCGCCCGCAGGATGCGCGCCCCCGCCGCGTGGAAGGTGCCCACCCACGCCGGGCGCGCAGCCGGGCCGAGCGCGGCCGCGAGTCTCGCTTTCATCTCGCCCGCCGCCTTGTTCGTGAAGGTGATCGCCAGGATGGATTCAGGCGGCGCGCCCGCTTTCAGCAGGTGAAGGATGCGGTGGATGAGCACCCGCGTCTTGCCCGAGCCCGCCCCCGCCAGCACGAGGTTCGCCCCGTCGGGGGCCTTTACGGCTTCTTGCTGTTCGGGATTGAGTTCTTCCTGGCCCAGGGATTCAGAGTGCGGCATCATCGCTTACGCGGGGTGGACAAAACGCCATCTCCCGCGGCCCGCAGGAGATGGCCTCCGGGATAGATGCCCTTGGGCACGTTGAGATTGGGGAGCACCCAGCAGCCCGGCCCCAGGAGCGTTCCCGGGGAGGTCACGGCGTTGCACCCCACCTCGGCGAAATCCCCCACCACCGCGCCGAATTTCCGCAGGCCCGTGTCCACCATCTTGTCATCCACCTGAAGGGAGATATTCCGCGCGGGGGCCGTTTTCTTTTTTTCTTCCCCGGTGCGGAATTCCAGATTGGCCAGCTTCACTCCCGCCCCGAGGTTCGCCTCCTCGCCGAGAAGGCTGTCCCCCACGTAGGCGAAATGGCCCGCTTCGGCGTGCTCGAGAAACACGGAGTTTTTCACCTCGGTGGCGTGGCCCACCACCGCCCGGGGGCCGATGAGGCAGCTGCCGCGCAGGTAGGCGCCGTGGCGAAGCTCGGCCCCGCCGCAGAGTATCGTGGGGCCCTTTACGAGGGCGCCCGGCTCGATGCGCACGCCCGCCTCGATGAGCACATCCGCGCCGGGGATCCGCACCGCCTTTTGCGCGGTGAAGAGCCCCTCGCTCACGAGCATCCCGGCCTCGACGCGAAGGCCCTTCAACTCGGCGGCGCTTGCCTCCGGCGCCTGCGCGGCGGCGATCGCCTCGCGAAGGTAGCCCTCCAAACGGCCGATCGCCTCCCACACCGCCCCCAGACCCTCGAAGAGTCCGGCGTGCGGAAAGGCACTCACCCGCCGAAAATAATCCTGCGGCGCGATCATGGGCTGCTCCCTTTCTCCAGGTACCACGCGCCCAGGGCGGATAGGTGGAGACTTTTCCCCGCCTCTTCGATGAGCCCGCCCCGGATGCCTTCCTTCAGAATCCGCCCGGCGCCGACCGGGGCGCCGAAACGCGCTTCCTGATCCTCCTCGATCATCTTCATCAACTCGTCCCGCCCGGCGGGCGCGCGCCGGAGCGATTCGAGCGCGGCGCGCTCCGCCCTCGCCTCCGGGAGATCGCCATCCTTCATCCGCGGCAGAAGACACCGTATCGCCGCGCCTCCAATTGAATCCAGGGCAGAGGACCAGGCCCGCGGCCCGCGGAGGCTGGCGCCGATCTTGCGCTCGGTTCCCGAGTTGCGCACATAGACCACCCCGATTTCCCCCTTCTGCGGGTCTTCGATCTGCAGGTAAAGAACCGCCGGGTCATCCTCCAGCGCCGTCCACCGGAAGGCCGTCCCGCGGGGAAGGGCTTTCTCCGCGGCTTCCGCCATCGCCTTCCCAGCCGCATCCCATGCCGCCTCGTGCGGTCCGAACCGGCCCCGATCGACATGGTAGGCGTAGAGAATCTTCTTGTATCCCCGCGGGAAGGGTTGCTCCAGCCTCGCATACACCTCTGGGAGTGGCAATCTGTCCGCCAGTCCCTTCACGGCGGCGCAAGTATTGAGAAAGCTCTTGAGGCCGTCCCCCGCGGCGAACCGGCGGGTGACCCCCAGGGCATCCGGCGAAAGACCCGGCACCACCGTGTGGCCGGATTCCTCTCCGCCGAGGGCGAAGGCGTCTCCCCATC
This genomic window contains:
- a CDS encoding UvrD-helicase domain-containing protein, producing the protein MPHSESLGQEELNPEQQEAVKAPDGANLVLAGAGSGKTRVLIHRILHLLKAGAPPESILAITFTNKAAGEMKARLAAALGPAARPAWVGTFHAAGARILRAEGAALGISPHFAIMARGESLRLLKREMAAERVNPERYDPRAILERISAHKSAGRPLGNDDGVPFSLESVAAKLLPRYERAVRDAGALDFDDLLALPLRLFQENPDILSRYQRRFSEILVDEYQDTNAVQSRLVKALAGEAPRVFAVGDDDQSIYGWRGADVGNIRRFEADFPGARVYRLERNYRSSGRILQAASAVMANAPGRQEKRLLAQNPEGAPVLYIGAADPDTEAQMIFQRFAALGAGAEIPWGESAIFYRINTQSRPLEEEARRRRIPYQVVKGQRFFDRAEVQDAAAYLRVLLRPEDESAFARIVNRPPRGLGQVRLQEMAAGGRLDRNVAREALVAGRVRGAAAKALDGLLGVFDELSAKRAGPAQMIGALLAQSGYHAWLREQAERSASPETRQKAARALDGVGEFAAAAL